The following proteins are co-located in the Camarhynchus parvulus chromosome 17, STF_HiC, whole genome shotgun sequence genome:
- the LOC115911034 gene encoding uncharacterized protein LOC115911034 codes for MHLEVVLILALNLQANRLFSGIPELPSGSGNTIVHVLCTRKHMAGRGQSLLCPREPTPLSLGVRLEMASQNVCVCLDESIIFLLRHEVVQSQQRKKGQEGLFCVLGLVPLHEGESDSRWVLQLDRFLSTERCWPWICSFPARDSTLPTVLAPGEAALELVSSGRGRLSWQGGRVPVLWPTARSSCGTQPVPAAAPRPFQLRHPARSSCGTQAVPAAAPRPFQLWHPARSSCGTRPVPAVAPGPFQLRHPARSSCGTQAVPAAAPRPFQLWHPARSSCGTQAVPAVATRPFQLWHPARSSCGTQAVPAVAAVAEPRLPGDSAAMAGAAAAHSARRRGVD; via the coding sequence ATGCATTTAGAAGTGGTTTTAATTTTAGCTTTGAATTTGCAAGCCAATAGGCTCTTCTCAGGAATTCCAGAGCTGCCCTCAGGGAGTGGGAACACAATTGTCCATGTGCTCTGCACCAGAAAACACATGGCTGGCAGGGGACAAAGCCTGCTGTGTCCCCGTGAGCCCACTCCCCTGAGCCTTGGTGTGCGGCTGGAAATGGCATCCCAAAACGTTTGTGTTTGTCTGGATGAATCCATCATCTTCCTCCTTCGCCATGAAGTAGTGCAGAGtcagcagaggaagaaggggcaggaagggctgttCTGTGTCCTTGGGCTTGTCCCCCTCCACGAGGGAGAGTCTGATTCGCGCTGGGTGCTGCAGTTGGACAGATTCCTTTCCACAGAGCGGTGCTGGCCGTGGATTTGCTCTTTCCCAGCCCGCGACTCCACCTTGCCCACGGTTCTAGCTCCGGgtgaggcagctctggagctggtgAGCAGCGGGCGgggcaggctgagctggcagggtggCAGGGTGCCGGTGCTGTGGCCCACAGCCCGTTCCAGCTGCGGCACCCAGCCCGTTCCAGCTGCGGCACCCAGGCCGTTCCAGCTGCGGCACCCAGCCCGTTCCAGCTGCGGCACCCAGGCCGTTCCAGCTGCGGCACCCAGGCCGTTCCAGCTGTGGCACCCGGCCCGTTCCAGCTGCGGCACCCGGCCCGTTCCAGCTGTGGCACCCGGCCCGTTCCAGCTGCGGCACCCAGCCCGTTCCAGCTGCGGCACCCAGGCCGTTCCAGCTGCGGCACCCAGGCCGTTCCAGCTGTGGCACCCGGCCCGTTCCAGCTGTGGCACCCAGGCCGTTCCAGCTGTGGCAACCAGGCCGTTCCAGCTGTGGCACCCGGCCCGTTCCAGCTGTGGCACCCAGGCCGTTCCAGCTGTGGCTGCGGTGGCGGAGCCCCGGCTCCCGGGGGACAGCGCAGCCATGGCCGGCGCTGCAGCCGCGCACTCTGCCCGGCGCCGCGGAGTCGATTAG